One stretch of Terriglobia bacterium DNA includes these proteins:
- a CDS encoding PadR family transcriptional regulator: MIDANVKRGSAELAVLSLLERGAMHGYEIAKRVEQETGGVLKFDVASLYPLLYRMEKRGWVAASWQESDAGRRRRCYKLTREGKKQLVPLRNQWRRFFDALDRLGGLADVCSEGAR, translated from the coding sequence ATGATCGATGCGAACGTGAAACGCGGTAGCGCCGAACTTGCAGTCCTGAGCCTGCTGGAACGCGGCGCGATGCACGGATACGAAATCGCTAAACGCGTGGAGCAGGAAACCGGCGGAGTGCTGAAGTTTGACGTGGCTTCACTCTACCCTTTGCTGTATCGCATGGAGAAGCGCGGCTGGGTAGCGGCTTCTTGGCAGGAGAGCGATGCCGGACGGCGTCGGCGCTGCTACAAGCTGACGCGCGAGGGAAAGAAGCAACTCGTGCCGTTACGCAACCAATGGAGACGCTTCTTTGATGCGCTCGATCGCCTTGGTGGCCTCGCGGATGTTTGCTCAGAAGGTGCGCGATGA